The nucleotide sequence TGGCGGGCGCGCAACCGTGCTGCGACCCGCCACGACAGAAGGGCGGGCCGGGACACGATGGCGAGGAAGGACTCTCCGCACGCGCTCGTGGTCATGGCGCGAGACGTCTACGAGCATCAGTTCGACGTCGCGCGGCTGGCGCGGCTGCGCCGGATCGCCCGCGTGGAGGAGCCGGTCTTCACCGATGACCTCGAGGATCCCGCCATCGTCGAGCGTCTGTCGACCGTCGAGGTTCTGCTCACCGGATGGGGTGCACCACGGCTCGATGCCGCACGGCTCGATCGGATGCCGCGGCTCCGCGCCATGCTGCACTGCGCGGGCAGCGTTCGCCCTCAGGTGACGGAGGCGTTCTGGGAGCGCGGGATCCGCGCGACGTCCGCGGCGGAGGTCAACGCGGTGCCCGTCGCCGAGTTCACGCTCGCGGCGATCATCTTTGCCGGAAAGAAGGCGCCATTCATCGCGGCGGATGCCTCGACGCACGGCGACAACGGCCTCCACATCACCCGGTACGGGGAGCTGTCGAACCTCGGCCGGACGATCGGCGTCGTGGGGTTCAGCCGCGTCGGGCGCCGGGTGGTCGAACTCGTCCAGCAGCTCGGCGACGTCACCTGTCTGGTCGCCGATCCGTACGCCGATCCCGCCGGGATCGCGGCGGCCGGCGGGGTGCCGGTCGCCCTGGACGACCTTCTGCCGCGGGTGGATGTGCTCTCGCTGCATGCGCCGGAGCTCCCGGCGACCCGTCACCTGATCGGATCGGCCGAGCTCGCGGCGCTTCCCGCACATGCCACTCTGATCAATACGGCCCGCGGGAGCCTCGTCGACACGGCCGCGCTCGAGCGCGAATGCGTCTCCGGCCGGCTCAACGCGATCCTCGATGTCACCGACCCGGAGCCGCTTCCGGCCGACTCGGTCCTGCACCGCCTGCCGAATGCGATGGTGACACCGCATCTTGCGGGGTCGCTCGGATCGGAGCTCAAGCGGATGACCGACGCCGCGCTCGACGAGCTGGAACGATTCGCCGGCGGTCGCCCCTTCCGCGACGAGGTGACGAGGGAGGACCTGCTGCTCAGCGCCTGAGCCGCACCCGCATCGTCAGCGCGTGATGCGTCACGGTCAGCGTCGCCGCGATCACCGAGCCGTTGGGGTCGCCGTCGAGCTGGATCTCCTGCGGCTCCTCGAACCGCACCTGCAGCTTGCGGGCCTGCGCGTACCGGATCGCCCGCGGCTCGGGTGTCAGGCGGCCGACGAACCGGCCGAACCCGGTCCGGTGGAGCAGGCGGTTGAAGGTGAGGCGGTAGCCGATGTTCGTCCAGCCCGCGCCGCGTCCGGGCCGCAGGATGACGGCGTCCAGCATCCCGTCGTCGATGGTCGCGGCCGGGATCAACAGCAGCCCGGCGGTGAGGCTGCCCGAGTTCCCGACGATGACGGTGTGAGCGCGGGTCGACACCTCCGGCTCGTCGTCCAGGCGGAAGGTGAGGTCGAACTGCCGGTTGCCGAGGATGCTGCGGGCGATCGGGTCCGAATACGCCAGCCAGCCGATCCGCTTCTTCAGCTCCTGATTGGTCTTCGCTGCCATCTGGGCGTCGAGCCCGATCCCGGCCATGACGAGGAACGCGCGCTCCACCAACTCGCCGTTCGGCCGTTCGAGCGTCGCCAGACCCAGATCGACCGGTCGGTCGCGGCCGGTGAAGGCGACGGTGACGGCCGCGCGCAGGTTGTTCAGCGGCAGGCCCAGCTCGCGGGCGAACAGGTTGCCGGTGCCCGACGGGATGAGGCCGATCGGGATGCCCGTGCCCGCCAGAGCCTCCGCGGCCGCTCGCAGCGTTCCGTCGCCGCCCGCGACGACGATCAGCTCGGGCTCGGATGCGGCCGCATCCAGGACGGCGGCGCGCCCGTCGTCGGCCGCGCTGGTCTCGAACCACGCCGAATCCGCCCATGCGCCCGCGGACTCCTCCGTGGCGACGGCGGTGCGCAGGGCGGCGACCTGGACCTTGCTCGGGTTGAACACGACCGCCGCCCGCCGAGCCGGCATCGACGGGATCAGGTCAGAGCTCACTCGACCACCGTACGCGGAAGCGGGCCCCGGGAAGCGACCATGGCCGCACGCGTCGACGGGAGCCCGGTGTCGGGTCACCGAGCCCCCGTCTCGCGGGAGTCGCGCGACTCCCTGGTCTGCGACAGCTCGGGTGCGTCGCATCCCACTGTTGATACGCCT is from Leifsonia sp. 466MF and encodes:
- a CDS encoding hydroxyacid dehydrogenase: MARKDSPHALVVMARDVYEHQFDVARLARLRRIARVEEPVFTDDLEDPAIVERLSTVEVLLTGWGAPRLDAARLDRMPRLRAMLHCAGSVRPQVTEAFWERGIRATSAAEVNAVPVAEFTLAAIIFAGKKAPFIAADASTHGDNGLHITRYGELSNLGRTIGVVGFSRVGRRVVELVQQLGDVTCLVADPYADPAGIAAAGGVPVALDDLLPRVDVLSLHAPELPATRHLIGSAELAALPAHATLINTARGSLVDTAALERECVSGRLNAILDVTDPEPLPADSVLHRLPNAMVTPHLAGSLGSELKRMTDAALDELERFAGGRPFRDEVTREDLLLSA
- a CDS encoding diacylglycerol/lipid kinase family protein; the encoded protein is MSSDLIPSMPARRAAVVFNPSKVQVAALRTAVATEESAGAWADSAWFETSAADDGRAAVLDAAASEPELIVVAGGDGTLRAAAEALAGTGIPIGLIPSGTGNLFARELGLPLNNLRAAVTVAFTGRDRPVDLGLATLERPNGELVERAFLVMAGIGLDAQMAAKTNQELKKRIGWLAYSDPIARSILGNRQFDLTFRLDDEPEVSTRAHTVIVGNSGSLTAGLLLIPAATIDDGMLDAVILRPGRGAGWTNIGYRLTFNRLLHRTGFGRFVGRLTPEPRAIRYAQARKLQVRFEEPQEIQLDGDPNGSVIAATLTVTHHALTMRVRLRR